The segment AGCCTTGAAAGATCTGCCGGTTTTTGCAGGACACGGAACCCATGATAATGTGATTCCCATCGAATATGGTCGGCAGATCGTCTCACTCTGGGAAAAACTGCCAGTGCGGTTTGAGCACTACGAATACCCCATGGGGCATGAGATCTGTCAGGAAGAACTGGGACATATTCAAAATTGGATGAAACTTAATCTCTTAATAAACCAGTGACCCACGACCCACAACCCGCGGCCCACGACTAAAGTCATGGGCTTCTCGGCAACCTAACCCCCAACACCTAACCCCTCTCCGCTTTCTTACCACCACACCTGCTCCCCATTTTCCCAGGTGAAGATACGCTCTTGCTGACGGCTATCGGTTTCCACCAACCAATACAAGCCATTTTCCGGGACAGAGAATATGAGAGGAGAGTCCTTTGAAATCGCTTTTCCAACACTGACCCATTCGTCTTGCCAGACAAACATTTCATATTCAGTCTCTTCCGTGAAAAAAGTCTCAACAATTCCATCTGTGGATACGGCCAGTTTGCGTTTTGTAGTTGAAATGAGCTGGATGTGTTGGTCAGGAGTACCTTGACTCGCATCTAAAATGATGAGATCGCCTTCCAGGTCTAAAATAAAGGGGGCACTTGCCGGGATCAAATCGTCATTAACAAAATAGACCGGTAGATAAGCAATATCCCGACCCATATCGGTGAAAGTGACCTGATTGTTCTTAATCTTACTCCAATGAATGGCGCTCCACTCACCACTGTTAAAGACACAGAGA is part of the Candidatus Neomarinimicrobiota bacterium genome and harbors:
- a CDS encoding phospholipase, whose amino-acid sequence is ALKDLPVFAGHGTHDNVIPIEYGRQIVSLWEKLPVRFEHYEYPMGHEICQEELGHIQNWMKLNLLINQ